AGGAGCTGAGACACAAGATGGTTTTAGTGGTGTTGCTTGTTGGCCCAAACTTATTGACCCATAGGGTTAGATACATCATCGTACCATATCTAGTGCTTTTTGAAGAAGAAACAAACGGATCTGCAACACATTTCTAGTCAGTTTTTAAACAAAGCTCCTCAAGAAAATGATGCAACTTAGCTGACATCCCTAGCAACAACCTACCTTCCCAGACGATCCTGTCAGGACCAATTGGAACTCTAAGTGGGGACCTCAAGCCATGTCAGGTGGAATTTATGTAATCCAGGCCATGATTCGCAGTTTTTTTCCCATTCTGAACATTAGTCTACTTCATAATTGTCTACAACCAACCAAGCACCACTGGATAGTCTCGGTAATGTTTTCAACACTGCAAGTTCAAACTTCCAAATAAATTGACATCTGTGGCAGTGGTTCACAACTTTGTAGTTGTTTAGAAGCAACAACTCAAAAACCAAAATCGTGCTTTTCTAGCTTTATATGTTCTGGGTCATTAATGTATCTCTTGGATACAAGCCGGAATCATAATATTTTAGGACAAAAAAGGTTGTTGTTTCCTGAGACATGGCAATTGAGTCATGCATCATTCAATTCTTGCATAAGATTATGACATAATGACCAAGTTTACATGGTGGCAGGCAGAACAAATTGGATTAAAGTATTTGACCAACATAAATCGAATTACAGGGCAAAAGGAAAGAGCACATTCCCCAGCAACCTTGTTGTCTCTGGAGATTCACATCCGACTAAATTGTAAATTTAAGGGTACTGCCAAAAATCCTAAACCTCTACCTTGGAAGCTATAAATTTGTTCTTTGGTTGCATTCCCAATTTCTCATAAAACATGCCTTTCTTCTAATGGGGAGCATGTTCAGCCTTCTTTGAAAACTCCGGTTGGTTGGCAATTGAGGTTAGTTCATAAATCATGAGGAGAGTATTAGGTTGCCACCCATTCCTAGCTGAGCCACTTCTTCACAGCTTCTATATGTCTATCTTCCTCTTGGGCTGAGCGATTACGTGTTATCCACCTAGAGAACACCAAATATAGAAGTGCGATTGAAGCTTAAGTCCTATCAATGGAAGTGCCGTACTCATCATCTGTCAAACAGTAATCCTTCATCAAAATTCTTTCTGTGTTTTTGTTCATTTGGCATGTTGCCATACAAGTAAAGGGGATGGGTTCGGAGGGGGTTATACAAAGTTAAAATATGCACAATCATTCCATAGTTATTCAGATATATTCTTACACAGTTTGATAGGTGTCcctgaagaaaagaaaattgtAACATGGAAAAGTGTGAtgcatgtttaaaaaaaaaaaaaatcgggagAAATCTGGGGTTCATGAGCTTTGAGGATTGGAGAGAGTGCTCCTAAACTGtttcaatttcaaattatttGAGTGGATCATAGGGTTGAAGAGATgatgaaaaagatgaaaaattggaaaaaaatcaTTTTAATTTGAAACTAGTGGGAGGATTTATAGGATTGAAGAGATAATAACTTGTGTGGTTGGTAAAGAGGAAGACAGAAAAGGAAACATACTGTTTTTGATATTTACTGAAGATACCACATGatttttatgtaatatttttcaaaaatacttaGGCCACTTTTATCTACAAATTTGACAAGAAAAATCTATTTGGCATATTCCTTTCTCATTTTTAATAAATCATAGATAGGAAAAGGTTCTTGCATGCTATAATATGGCATTTCTGCTTAGGATATAGTTTTTAGTTACTCTTTGTGCAATGGTAAGATTGCTCTATTATAACTTGAGTTTCATAGGTTCGAAGCGTGAAAACAACCTCTCCATACACGGGATAAGGCTGCATGTGTCTTACCCTCTCTAGACCCCACAGTAGTAGGAGTCTCATGCACTGGGCCAtgctttttttataaaatttttagtttCTATCTATGGTAACTCATTTGTTAGTCAATCTATTGACTAGAGGAATCATTTTATCCATCTTGGAAGAGAACTCTTCTATTGTGTTTGAACCATATGTGTGCATTAGGTCTTGTGTGCGTGCCCTTCATCCTACTGTTTCCACTATGAAGTAGCAGCAAGGACTCATCCTTAAAATGTTGTTTCTTCTTGACCTACTTATATTCTTCCCTCAAAGAATATGTTTAATTTTTGGTTATTTTTTGTAAGCAATTTCGACCTTTTTGGCCCTTATACTTGGTTGGTAGGTTTAATGCAGCAGACTTTTTGGAGAGACTGAGAGGTAAAAGATTGATGCTTGTGGGTGATTCAATGAACCGGAATCAGTATGAATCCTTGCTTTGCCTTCTACATGAAGCCTTGCCTAATAAGAGCAAAATGTATGAGACTCGAGGGAATAGAATAACTAAAGGACGTGGCTACTTTATATTCAAGTTTGTGGTAAGAGAATTATTCATTCTGCATTTTAACTTGTGTTTAATTAACAAGATCATGATCCATCAAGCCTGATAATTGAATGCTTGTTACCATCAGTTTATTTTCAAGTGCCTAAACTCTGCTGTAAAATTGTATTACTTTTTTTCCTGAAGTTGCAGTAAAGGATACTTTTAAGATGTGAGTAGAACAATGATACAACCAATTTGGAAAAATAATCAACCATAAGCCCTAAAATCTATCCACTTGCAGAATATACTTCCCCACTTCTCCTCTTTATTGGATGAACAACCAACAATTGATCATCTGATTGTTTTGTTATTTTGGCAGGATTATAACTGCACAGTAGAGTTTGTTCGCTCCCATTTTCTTGTCCGAGAAGGGAAACGTGTCAACAGACAGGGCAGTTCACCGACTCTCGCAATAGATCATATTGACAAGTCAGCTCACCGATGGAAGAGAGCTGACATTCTGGTTTTCAATACTGGTCATTGGTGGACTCATGGGAAGACAGCAAGAGGGTAAATCACATCTTTTGCTCCTTGCCCCTTAATTTCACTAGTTTATTCTTGCACCAACATAAGTACCATAATTTCTGCTGCTTTGCTTGACTCACAAATGATTAATAGATGGCTTTTACTGATTAGGAAGAATTACTATCAAGAAGGTGATGTTCTCTATCCACAGTTTGATGCAATTGAAGCTTTTAGGAGAGCCATGAGAACTTGGGGAAAATGGATTGACAATAACATGGACCCTGCAAGGAAGTTGGTCTTTTACCGGGGGTATTCTGCTGCTCATTTCAGGTGCTGATACTTTTTTGTATAATATTAGCAGTTCTGTTGTTCATCTGAAATATTTCAACGATTCTCTAATTCAAAACTCAagcctcttttctcttctctttactTAGGGGTGGAGATTGGGACTCTGGTGGCACATGCAATGGAGAGACAGATCCTATTTCAACTGGAGCGCTCCTTGATAGTTACCCCTTGAAAATGAAAATTGTGGAGGAGGTTATTCGTAAAATGCATTTTCCAGTTATTCTCTTAAATGTAACAAAGCTGACCAACTTCCGTAAAGATGGGCATCCATCAATTTATGGTAAGACCCGGACACAAGGGCAGAAAGTTTCTAAAAGAAAGCAGGATTGCAGCCATTGGTGTCTCCCTGGGGTTCCTGATTCTTGGAATGAGTTGATATACTTCTCTCTTGTCCTTGCGCAAACAATGCATTTGGCGAAGTAAAGATGGTTGGTTAATCTGCTGAGTCAGGTTTTTCTCATGTGGCACATAATTGTATCTTTATTGGTCATGATTAACTGGGAAGAGATTATACATGTATGGAGGAGTCGAACAGAGCTTCAGTTTTTCTCATTATTAAGAAAATCATTTTGTTCCTGAACCCACCCTccttagaaaagaaaaagaaaaagaaaagcatttTATCAATGGAAATGCGTCAGTTTCTGAGCTGCATATATGTAGAAGTCTCTGGTTTCCATTCGAAAGCATAATGTATAGCAGAATTTTATGTTGTGGGGTGATGCATTTTCACATGAACCTAGTTTTAGGATACAAGCTGGTTTCTGTTTAATTGTCACAATTCTGTTTGCAATGTTAGAAACAAATCAGGTTTCTCCCCAGACCCTGCTCACTAGTATACATTTTTTAGTATCCTCACCAGGGTACCcagtaatcaagttagcaaaggCCTAGCAATCATCATCAGGAACACCTATGTTGCAGGAGAGCAGCTTgactcaatctttttttttttttttggctaaaagCTTGACTCAATCTTAAAGGATGTCGTAGTGCTCTATTTTTGGGGCAATGACAACTGCTCCTTTCAGAATAATGTTATACCTGCCTTGGTCtctagatgagaagagtagtctcTAGATGAGAGGAGCTATGTTTTGCTAAACAGAACTGTGATTAAAGGATAAGAGAAATTTCTCTTATGCTGATGTCACAGAGGACCAAGTGGACAATCTTTAACAAGGATTGTGAGCCTAACAAAATGACCCGTTTGGATAGTCTGGAGTTCTCTGTCCGTAATTGCTAATATGCTAGTATTGTTTGATTCCAGCGTTCTAGATTCCTTTAACAAATGGCTTTACATCATCGGGTTTATTGGGTCAATTCTTTGACCGACCGATAAACTGTCTCATAATAGTGTGTACTGGGTTACAGGCACGTGGTTTGCATATAAACCTTTATCTACACCTAACGTTCAATTTAACATATTTGTGCTCAGTCTATTGGCTGTTGACTGCTCGCACTTTCCTTCCCAAACTCTTTGCTCCTAATGATGCCTATCCGCATGAGCCGAAATAGTCGGGTGGTTTCCTTCTCGAAATCATCTTCGTGGGCCAACCTTTTGGACCATCAATTTAGATGTCTTATCATATGATATGATTTTATTTAGCTAAATTGATTATATTCTAAGAACATCAAAGCTATTCCTTCTACCGGCGTACCTCCCCCAGAATTTGTGAAAATTCTTAGCCAAATCCACTCAACCGTGCGGTTTGGTGGCATAGACATGTGCCGTGCTAATAATGCAACCGAAAATGAAgtgttttcttattttttcattatttttggtaGTGGAAGGGAGAGACCAATTTCAACCTAATTACACACTGACAAGAACAATCTATCCTCAACCTTGAACCGTAGTTCACATGACACTGCTTCCTGTCCTTTAAGGAAGAGGTGGGTGGTTCAATTTTATGAATAAGTGCAAATGATTCTGACATTTGAGTGAAGTGGTGTGCACAAAATTATAAGGGTCCTGggaatttgtatttatttttctaccttctaAAGATCCAAAGGGTCCGaggaataaaaaggaaaaaaaaaaaaggatgatccGATTTATGAGAATCTTGCCATTTGCAATATCCAAAGAGGGTCAGATGTATGCCTCCTAACCCTTAGTTATAGAGAGACTCTTTCTATATTTCGCATGCATGATCTATAGGTCACAGTGGAGTAATGTTATTATCAAAATTCGTCATCTCGATACTAGATTCTGTATGAGTACCATTTTATTATAGTATCAGTACATGATTCGATTTGAGATAGCGTACCAAATATCGATATGGTATAAGGTGGTGTACTAATAAAAGATCAGTATGATATAGTATATTTGGTACTAGATGGTACAAAATGGTatgatagatcataatttttgctGTGCTGAGACTCATCCTTctcaaatatataataaaataaattgaaaTCAACGTTATGAATTGCGTGGACCAAGAGTATAAATTTTTGAAGTACAAAAAAGATAataatgaaagagaaaaaaaatttatttgtcaCTTTAACTCGTTTTATAGCAGCCAGCCCTCAGTtccctctctaatttttttattttattaaaatttaagattttttttatgaaattagatatttttttttataatttttttaatataattgaaGTATCGGCATTCGTAGCTACATTTACGCAAACGTGGCAGGAAGAAGGCCAAGTCTCGGGTAGGTGGGAATTCCACTTCCACTTACCCGTTGAGGCAGCTCAGTCGCAGCCTCAGCCTGGGGAATTGTACGGACAGAAGGCTACTTAGTCATGCATGTCAATCCGCTCATAACGATACGGAAATACGCTTTTCCTGCACGGCAACTGCAAAGTAGAATAAATATTTCTAAAAGACCCAAGGAACAAGGGAAGAATGCACGAAGCCTACCATATGTTTATCTTAATGGATGTGACCCACCTTCTCAAGTTTTAATGCGGAAAGGTTCAGATCACCACCTTCCGGCGGCTGTGACCCTCCCATGAATGATACTAAGAGGGTGTACTTTAGATcccaaatacatacatacatatatatatatatatatatatatatatatatatatatatatatatatatatatatatatatattttataagatgGAAAAGCCACACTATCCTACTATGAATGCAtccaataaatttaaaaaatgaaatatcacagacaaaaaaaaaaaaaagcaacctaATCTACAGCACTTAATTAGCAGACTGCTTCTTTCACTGGGCACCTACTAGACGACATCTTTTTAGTAGACAATCTAAAGATGCTACAAAAAATGACGAGCTAAATTAGACCTTGATATCGCTATTATGGAAAATGCTACGAGGTGCCAGTAGCTTCTTAGGCCAATGTGAGATTGGTGTGAGCGCACGTGAAGTGCACCCACCGTGCTTTCTCATCATGCAGCACTATAAATGTTTCATGCACCCAATTGGCTCCTTATAACATTATTGCACCCAATTGACAgtgtatttaatttctcaaacatTACTATGTCAATAAAATCGACGACAAGACCAATGATATTTCCTAATCAACATAGGTAGCACTCGTTtacccaaaaaaattaaaaaaacagaAAATAAGGAAATTATTAGAATCATAAATTTACtataatctgaacttaaaaattgTTTTAAGTAACCCATTTAACACTCAATACGAAATGGAGAGGAAGAAAACAAACGGACTAGACTCATAATTTCATTTAAGTTGACTCTCTTCTGCCTCTTGATGGGGAATTGGACCCACGAAACTTGAGAAGAAAGAGAACCTCTCTCTGCCCTTTTGACCACAAGAAAAAGTTTGGCTTGCATTGCTGATGGGGGTGACGCGTGGTCATCGAAACATTTGGCAGGCAATTGTTATAATTTTCACCTCACCTACTAATTAAGTACCTCAATTGCTTGGTGAACAAGCCTCTAAGCCAACTCAAAGAAAATGACGAAGGGACCAGCAGGGTCCGGTGCACCAATCATCCGGGAACAACAAAGTAAAATTCCATGACTGGGTAATGGGTGGAATCGGTCCACCATATGCTTTAGTAAACAAGCTTTAGTCTGAATGTTTCTTatactatatatattatatagtaCTATATATATGCTTTGGAGCTAAATCATATTCTTCAGTATTCTTTATCATATCTCCGTTCTTCTTGGTCTCTATTATCTTCAGTCTAGAGGTGTATTAAAAGTTGGTTTCTTCATGCTCATGTTTGACAGGTAAAATTTTCATTATTTGCGCGTTACGATTGGTGCACTCCTATCATTTTTCTtgaaaacaaaattaaaaaaaaaaaaaaaaacatcagctTTAGTTATGGAATTAAAAAGAAGATATACCTCCAGACCAACTAATCTTCCATTATTTGATGGCTCTCTTGTCATAGTTGCTTGAGCTCAAGGTACGTAGTATTCAGCAATTCATAGAATAtcgtatgtaaaaaaaaaaaagaccatttATATGCGATTGATGTTATGTTGTGCATCTACCATATATAAGATGTTCTTGAAATTATAAGTTGGCCGAACCATGCAAACTCCTCCATTTTCCCTCTGCAGTATAAGTTCATCATGTCTTAGGTTTTTGAAGAAGCAACAATTAATTCAATTAACTCAGCTAATATCGTTGCGTTCATGGCCTGTATAAATAGGCCAAAGAGCATTATTGACAATTTTATGCACTTATTTAACTTTTAGAGTTCTCTCATCAAGTTTGCTTCAAACTTTGGCATGTACCGATTGTAAATTGTGCTTGGAGAATGGCTGATGTTTATACTGGATTGGCCCCAAGCATGGAATCGACTTGATGTTATTATGCTAAGCATGAACATCCTGAAGCATGACATGACACCATGACAAGTCTTTGCGACACCGCGTACATTCGTGGATCAGGCATATTTTTGCTCAAATGATTGAGGAAAAAAATTAAATGGGATATTATTTTCACCCTTGGATTGACTGTCATTTCATGTGTACGATTCGGTGTTGATGGTGATTTTATATTTAGTTTTTTTAGAGGAGAATGGTGGTTCCATATTTAGTTTCCTAGTGGTATACAGATTAAGCAGttcttttttaagagaaaaacctAGTGACATGCAGGTTTAGAACCGAAgagtccatcaaaaaaaaaaaaaaaacgaaaggaaaaaaaagataattttgcaAGGGGGACATATCTTTCTCCTTTCgttttccataaaaaaaaaaaaaaaaaaaaagatatgcagGAAAATAATTTTGCTGCCAAGGACTAATCATCTAATGGCAGCCAGAAAAATGAATGCAGCTAATTACCTTTGCCAAAAGGATTATGGGACGAGTTTCATTATATCTGTAGCAGCTCCTAGCAAGCATTCCTCCGCTTGTCtggcacatatatattaaatcaaaCACGGGGTTCTTCCCTAATACCAATTTATCCAACACAAAAATTGATAAGAAGTTTGTATTTGCATTGAATTATAGATAACCCCCACGATATATACAAATTTCACCAAATAGACCTTTCCTCTATATATGTCCTAATTGTATGTCTTCAACCTTGTATTACTTCTTAGTTCTGAAGGCCGACAAGTCCATTCTTTAGAGGGACCCGTTGGCTTTTCATGGCATCCAGATCACCGTTTCCTTTTTCACTGCCGGCCGCCACGGTCCGCTCGCAGGATGGGCACAAGTTCAGTGTCGCCACCTTTGGGATGCCGACGTAGAACGGACACCCGGGCTTCATCGACTTCAGCTCTTCCAGTTCTCTTTTTAGCCTCCGGTTCTCGTTGCTTAGGTTCTCGCAGCACTTCTTGAGGAATTCACAGTCCACCTCAGTCTGCTTCAATTTAGTCCTGCACGATACAAACCAAAAAATCCCTTTAAAAATCACATAATTATTAATCGAAAACGCTATGCATAGCTTGCATGTATTTTATCTGTAAATCATGCACTTACGCATGTTCTTGCCCATGTATAGAGGGACGCTAAGATTACTAGAGAAGGTAAATCCATCAACTCTGTAAAGGGTGAACCATTTGTATTGCGACCAATAATCCTCCAAGATTAAAGAGCTAAAGATTATGTCTATGATCAACAGATGGATATATTAGTACCTAGCTCTTCTATTCTGGAACCAGACTTCAACTTGTCGAGACCGGAGGTTTAATTGGTCGGCCAGTGCCTGTTTCTGGGTCTGCCAAAGGGATCTACCGATCAGCATAGAAATAAGCTATGAGGTCTGCAATACTTTGCATGCAATATATGGCATAAAATTCGATATGTTACCGAATTAAGGGTGTTGTGCTCTTGAAAGCTGTTTTCAAGCAACGTTAGCTGTTCTTTAGTGAGCCGGAGCTTCTTCCTCATGCCAACTTGGTTGCTGACGCCATCACTCATATCCTTGGTGCTGGTATCCTCCTCTTCATCGATGTTCTTGGATCTTGATCTCGATTTGTTTACATGTTGTTCTTCTGTTATcggctcttcttcttcctcttctcctttcgGCTGGGGGGGAAATAGGACGTGGAATTGAACAGGAGGCTTCCGGCCATTGTTGCGACTCTGGTTAGAGGAGAAGAGCCCACCACCACCTATTGCAAGCCCAAGGCTAATGTTGCATTCATCTCCTTCCATGGCAGGCTATTTGGTTCCGTGCAAGAGGGAGGAAATGGGAAGGGAGAAGCCCAAGAGGACTTCTGCTGGTAAAAATAGTGATAGGAGGGTTGAATGAGAATGTGAAGACTTTTATATAGGAGGAAGGAGATGATGAAGAGGGGGAGGGAGTTTCTGCTAGAGATTTAATATGAGGGGGAAGAGCATGCGTTGGAATCTGGTATATTGAGAGCCCCTTTAACACACACACagagctagagagagagagagggagggaggagctCATATTTGTGCGGTATTTGTTGGGCAGGGGAACAAAGGTGTATACCACATTTAAGTCAGCGCATTATTCTTCCTGGCAGTTTCCTTGGGGACCATCATGCTGCAAGAAATTCGCATAGTAACATATGATAACATCTCCTCTATATTCAAAGCATAGCTTTACTGCATATTATCTCTGCTACATGAGAATTAATAGGGTGCTGGAACTGTCACACCTGACGctattattttgttttattttatttttgatgataagGAACGATTACAAACATCCAACCGATGATTGAACCTAGTGGACTGGCTCACACCCAAAAGTCTAATTTCGTGTCTGTTTCTACTTAACGAGTCAAGCGACATTCATATGCGAATCCAAAACCTAACTCAATCACATTCGCATGTCTGGCCCATAAAATctctcttaaatatttaaaatcctATTAAATATGTAAGTTTCCAAAACCCCATAAATCCATCCATTTTATCTGCTGGCTCTGGTCCTCTTGCTTTGGGTCTGGGCCGCACATGGGAATTCTAAGGTGGATTAATTTGAGCTAATTTATGCACATTAGAGATCCATTAATGGGATCCTTTGGTTCAAGGTATCATTCAGACTATAGATTTGATGAAAAAGATCATGCCTAGAACAAGCTAAGAAAAATCGTGCTCGACCCAACCTGCCTGGTTCTAATGTGAAAGATTGGGAAGTGATTGTAATTTCAAGACATAAATCCAGTCCAAATTTCCCTTGATTTGAAGTCAAATTAGAGGACTATTTGGATATTTCTATAGAAACAGACCGAAAATTCTATAGAATATATAAATTGACTGTTCATTTAACATAATCCATAAATTTTATAGAATGcttaattctataaaaatatccgattagattatatatatatatatatatatatatatatatataatttgataCAACTCGAGCAAGGATAGGTTGGAGAGACATTTAACTTCCATACTGAAAAGAAAACCCGAACCATTTGAAGGGCGTTCGTCCACCCCAAGTTTCTTGTTCAAACCCTCTACCTTCTCCCAGAAGAAAAAAATGTAAGCATTAAAAGCGACCCCTTCTTCTTGTGATCTGATGATTCCCGACAATTAAAGCCCGATCTTGATGGCTGGAGCACAGGTCGATGCATGTCCTCCAACATGGCAAGGTCATCCTTGTTGGGCCCACCACTGCAAGGGACACTCATCCATCACGGCACGTGTGAACTGCCCAGTGGTCAAACACGTTCCACCATTAATATGCCCAGCAAGGCGTGGTGACCATTCTCCTAGCATAGGAAAGTTCCCTCAACGATGGCCTAATctaacttaccaaaaaaaaaaaaaaaaaaaccaatggCCTAATCTAGATTAATTGTCTCCTAAGTACATGCTCTAGAGCGCTTCCTTGTAGCTCTAAAGGGAGAAAAGTCCTGAGCAGCTATCGGCTAATGCTGCGTGGAATGTGGTTGAAGGGTGACCTGGATTTTCAGCACCAAATCTTAGCCAGCAAGCTTACTATTGGACAGAAAAAATTCAAATGGATcatttttgaggaaaaaattttttatagtcAAACCGACAACGGAAGAAATTAGAATCGaacattcataaaaaaagagaCAGTTATGTGATGGTTATCTAAATGGTTcaaatatctttaatttttttttttttaatatttttatctacatacttatcattttttaatagatatttttaagcatgtccgatcataatttttttttgtaatcgatccgattataaaaattttatccattcTTGAGTGACCTTTACTTGCTCCACGGATAAGCCATACATGCTGTTCCTTTGGATAGAATGAACGATCATGACATTGGAT
Above is a genomic segment from Elaeis guineensis isolate ETL-2024a chromosome 1, EG11, whole genome shotgun sequence containing:
- the LOC105039294 gene encoding protein trichome birefringence-like 5 translates to MALSFPLSTTHTINRFLLASALLLLCLFLLSALFLPRRSSPSPFSLSFDLSLPPPPSSPPPPPPPPSLYHPPPLSAPLGLSLWVPGTSDGAGPREVDDGITSLPEPAVWEPEPEAETGRDAAESREGRPTGRREGKCDLFHGRWERDEEGWYPLYSPGSCPYVDEAFSCQENGRPDRDYLKWRWKPKDCDLPRFNAADFLERLRGKRLMLVGDSMNRNQYESLLCLLHEALPNKSKMYETRGNRITKGRGYFIFKFVDYNCTVEFVRSHFLVREGKRVNRQGSSPTLAIDHIDKSAHRWKRADILVFNTGHWWTHGKTARGKNYYQEGDVLYPQFDAIEAFRRAMRTWGKWIDNNMDPARKLVFYRGYSAAHFRGGDWDSGGTCNGETDPISTGALLDSYPLKMKIVEEVIRKMHFPVILLNVTKLTNFRKDGHPSIYGKTRTQGQKVSKRKQDCSHWCLPGVPDSWNELIYFSLVLAQTMHLAK
- the LOC105039408 gene encoding homeobox-leucine zipper protein HAT9-like; this encodes MEGDECNISLGLAIGGGGLFSSNQSRNNGRKPPVQFHVLFPPQPKGEEEEEEPITEEQHVNKSRSRSKNIDEEEDTSTKDMSDGVSNQVGMRKKLRLTKEQLTLLENSFQEHNTLNSTQKQALADQLNLRSRQVEVWFQNRRARTKLKQTEVDCEFLKKCCENLSNENRRLKRELEELKSMKPGCPFYVGIPKVATLNLCPSCERTVAAGSEKGNGDLDAMKSQRVPLKNGLVGLQN